In Glycine max cultivar Williams 82 chromosome 10, Glycine_max_v4.0, whole genome shotgun sequence, the DNA window CCAGAGAGTTCCAGACAGCAGGACGGCATAGAGAAAGCgaagagacagagagagaagaATAAATAGAGAAGTACAtgataaagagaaaaaggaaagtaCAGAATATAACAATTTAACACACTGACCCTACTGAAATGGGACAGTCCAAGATGACAATTCAAAGATATGGGGAGGAATATcatacaaaaaaagaaaaaatacaaatgCCAGAAAGAAAAAGGTCAACCATTTCTCTCTGCTTTTGTAAGCAACTGACTGAACAAAGCATGCAGTTTTCAATCCaaaatataaacacaaaaaGGCCAACCTCATCTCCTCGTCCTTGACTTTGATCCATTGTTGTTAATTCCTGATGTGAGGaaaattgaacataaacatTCCTCCCCCTAGAATAAAACAAAAGGAGAATTATATTGTTAAGGAATCTTAATATCAAAGGGAATAAGTGGAGCATTAAAAATATCCAAATTTGAaaccaaaaatcaaattatgaaaACTATAGTCAATGTAATCATTTACACCCTTAAAAGACAGAAATAAACAAGTCATTTGTACCTTATGCTTGGCTGAACATTTGCATAAAATTGTAAAGCATTAACTGCAGAAGGAACATCTTGCATTTGGATAAGAGCCTGCAAGTATAGCAcagattttacaaaaaaaataaaaatgaaatgaaacaaCCTTAAGATTCTAAGACAAACAGTCAGTCTTGTTTAAAGTCATGAAAAAGAAAACCTGATTTTTTGCACGCAGCATGACAAGCTTTGTTATGACTCCAAAAGGCTGAAACAGCTGAAGTAAGTCATTCTACAATCAAAGGAGGAAAAGATTATTAATCTTTCAAGAACTTGTGAAAGTAAAAACTCTGCTGGTAAAGGAAGCACTATTCGTTCTCTGCTAAGACAAACTATGAATAGAAATGTTCATTTCAACTCCACTAAGACAAGATAGCCCTGCAGCTTCTATGATATACTCTGTATGTGTGTACATGTGCATGTGTTGTTAAAGCCAACAAAAAAGGGTTGCGATCAAtaactaaaaatctaaaatggAAAGTGTAGAACCCTTTATAAGTTTCATAAAAGTGATATTTCCTGAGTGGGCTTGTTTGATTTCCTTTTCactttttgattttaaaaactgttttctaaaacaattccacactatttatgaattaaattctCATCCAAATTCTATTAAATCTTGAAAATTGTTTCCAAAACAAGTGTTTAAATCCAAAGGACAGAAACAGTTCAGAGatatttagatattttctcATCTTCTATTATCATCTTGTTCAACatctctcattctctctcaATTCCAAACTCAGCTCTATGTCTTGCACCACCGTCCACCATTTGTCTAAACAACCTTGTTTAGTtgtattttgaaaaccaaaagcagtttttgaaaaatagaaaccaaacacaccccGTTACCACTCTCTTTTCATTCACCCTTTTGGTCAATTTATAGTTCTCatcacgtcaaaacaaagctaATGGTATGTTTGCTAGGAGGGAAAGAAATACAGTGGATGGAAATAGGTAAGAAATAAAGTGAATTTTAGAGGTGTTTGTTTTGAGAGAATAGAGAATAAATAGGAAGAAAGAaatcagaaaaaataaataatctataGATATTAGATAAtcgattttcttttttacatgattattttttagcGATACTTTTCTAATGGTTTTTAACTGCCAGAAAACATGGAAGCCCGCCCAAAAATGTAGTTGGTCACGCAATTTTTGGCTGTTTCTAACGGCTACAAATAAATTATCACAAAAATGTCAAACACACAGCCTTTCACTGTTCATTTCCAATCCACAGCAGATttgtaaagaaataaaaaagttatggtATCCATACCTTTTAATTTTCTCCTACCCTATTTTCACTCTACCAAGCACACCCCAAAACTTATCTCTCTATTTCCTCGCCCTCTACCCTATTTCCCTTCTATTTCAGTGCTATTTGCTACCAAACACGCTGTAAAGCAATTGAATCATAGCTTAGTAAGGCAATGACATAATCATAATACCAaaacaaaacatgtgcaaaccAACCAAGAAGACAGCCAacagagacagagagagagagagaaggtacTTCAGATATTTCGTGGCCCACATTTCGAACGTGAATGACCTTGGAAGGTTCGGTCATTGCAAATTAACCTGTAAAaaccagaaaataaaaataacgatGGCAAGGACGATGAATCACTTAAGCTGTTTCTGTTTACTTGTTCAATTTATGGATAGCATCAAACAACCCCAACAGTTCTCTAATTTGAATCAGTCTATAGCAAAAAGCAAGAAACTGGAGTAAAAGCTCGCAATTGGCATGATCCAAAATCCTCACTTAAAACTGAATAACAACTGAATAAAGCTAAAAAGGTATCCTCAATTCCAATTTTTCACAATACACAATTGGACTAAATCACAATCGATGCCAATAAATCATAATGCAAAGAATCGTGGGGCTTCACGGACGAAGCACACAAGTCACGAAAGAAGgtgaaaaaacaaattttttatatcacaCTCAATCAAACTCGAATATCCAATTGGAGACCTGAATCAAGGGACGAAAAGCAGTGCAGAAAATctcgaagaagaaaaaagggtaAGTCCAAATTCCAGCTCAGAGCCCTAAAGTTGCAGCAAATCGTGACATCTCAGCAAACAAAACACGCAGCACGTTCCTTCATTCAAAACGGAGAAGCAAatagagagagacagagaaatAACTTGCCTGAAAGAGGGTGACacggaaagagagagagagagttttaGTCTTAAAGAGGAGTGGCACGCATGATGTCGTGAACGGTTACCCTATGTCATGTTTTATATAACTACCTTCCCTTGGAGCATTATATTATACACTAGAGAGATTGAATTTAAGGTTGCAAGTGTGAAGATTTGCTCGTGCTTTTTAGGTCTCTCATCACACTCAACAACTACCAAAACTTATCCATCTGTTCTTGAGTTGCCATTTCATGCTTATCTGGCCTACCCAACCAAAATATTCATTTCATGTAAATTAATTCGGTATTATTATCACTGGGATATTAAAGTGAACTATAAGTGTATATTTATAACTAacaaattagaaattataaaattaatttgatggttgaaaaaaaggaatgaaagaaaaatattgagtTCAAATTCCTTTTACTAgaaacaattaataattaatatttattaattaaaaaatactagcaAATTAACACGTGTCTCTTCCAATTGTATTTCTGAgtttaatttgtaaatatttattgagtAAAAGATCATATTTGtgattatagatttttttacattgtcaattaataaaaaatcaaaaattatGTTCGGAATAACTTTAAATTAGTACTGTAAgagttaataaaattatcattttgataatttttttattagttgactgcataaaattatcattttgtacttttattttataatgtaaaaaaaatgagattttatgaGCTTAGACCAGGAAGGAGTACGGGATATGATAATTTTCTCAACATGTTTAATAAACTTGAGCAAAATCTAGTCTGCGGTCTGCACTTCAAATTATGGATCGGTTTTTTATTCGGCTGAAATATTTCGTTAGCTATAACATTtctcttttaataatataatagcaACATTTTTCTggtaaaaactaaataaaagcaGCATTTTTGTTGCTTTTGCAGTATATAATCCCACTTGCATAAGTATTGTCAAAAGTATTTTCGTAATTCGATATGACGATAttgatttgatattatttttcatatcatTATTGATGAATGATGACTGCACATCAGTTTTTATCAAACTATGAAAAcattattttgcttttaatcAAAACTAATTCTATATCAAAACAAAGTTTTAAAACGTTTATCcaatcctttcaaaaaaaaagtttatccaaTTCCACACTGAATGAGGAAATTTACATTTGTCCAAATCCAAATATCAATGCAATTGCAAAGAGACTAGCTATCTTATTCATCTGATTAATTGGAACGACACATCCAGAGTGTGGAGCTACGTATAGGACTATAGGGTTATTGGGCCATGCCGCCCATGCTCTTCTAATGCCTAGATTACTGGATAAAGGATAACACACTATGGGGTGATGTTATATTGAAGTTAAAATCTGCATCATATTTCCTCTATTTCATAAAAAGACAGTAACACCTTACAAATAATGGaataatttttgcatatttaaattttgttgcgtaagttattaaaaaatgtaatttcctCATAATACGCTAATAAAGAAATTTGAACTAATAATGAATCGATACTAACGACTCAATTCTCCTTTTCATATTTCTCCAGCTTCATGGCATGAACCATCCTTTAAAGCATGGAATGAACTATAGCATTTTCCAGGGGCCGGCCCCTTTTTCTCACCAACGAAAAAACTATAGCATTTTCTTAATCCTTCAGTCAAATAGAGATCACAATCCAAAATATGTCTGATCATTCAGAATGCAACCAACAGTACCCAATCTCAAAACCAACTATCATGTCGATCATGAATTTTGTTTCAACAAAAGATTAAATAACTTTGAAATTCATTAAACACGGATAATATAGATAAACTcataaacaaaatttgaaataaacgATCAGTCTTCCCTGAAACAAAAGTTTGGCCAActtaaggagaaaaaaaactCACTACCCGAGAATCCATAATATCAAAACAGAAACACTACAAAGTTTATAAGTGATGGCAACCAAATAGAATTCCAGCATTTCCATCCAATTAACATAATTATGCTTTGAGGCGTCCAAAGAACTTCTGCTTCTCCTGTGTGGTCTGGAAGCGACCATGCCCAAACTTTGAAGAGGTATCGATAAACTTGAGTTTGATCTCCTCAAGAGCAACACGAGAAGTCTGCTTAAGGAGGGATTGACGCAATGTAATGACCCTCTTCTTGGGACCAACACAGCATCCCTTGACCATGATAAAATCATCCTTAACAACACCATAGTGAGGGAAACCACCCATTGGGGTAATGTCTTTCTCGGTCCTGGATCAGAAAACAAGTAGAGGGTTAATTTGACTTACAACCAAAGTACTTCCTGCTGTTCAATAATTTACTGCACAAAACCATAATCAAGAAGACAACACTAACCTATCAAACTCAGTAAGAGCAGAGTGAGATTCATCTCCAGCTTTGCCAAGCTTGTAAACCTTCTTGTTCAACTCAGTTCGGTGGTGGTATCCATTCTGACCAGCCCTGGCAACAGTGAATGAAACTCTTGCAGGATGCCAGGCACCAATACAAGCAACCTTCCTCAAACCTCTGTGAGTCTTACGGGGAAGGCGGGTAACACCCCAACGAGTGACAACACCCTCATAACCTTTACCCTTGGTCACACCAATGATGTCAATCATCTCATCCTTCTGGAACACTGCATCAATAGGAACCTGTTTCTCAAAGAAACTGTATGCAAAGTCCACCTTTTGTGCAATACTACCACCATTAACCTGAATTTCCATGATATGGGCTTTCTTCTGCTTCAACCCTTTCATTTTCCTGATCTGTAAGATTCAAGGCAGACAGACTATTAGGAATAAATCTCAATCATGATAATTTGTGATAATTGGAAGTGACtcttaatttggaattaaaagaACATAAAATAGAAGGAACAGATAttaaatttctataaaatttcattccaaaatagtggacaaaaaaagacaaatgggAGTCAGAAATCTCGTGTGGAAAGTGCCGCTCATAGCACCTAATTCATGGTGCTGCATTTGCACAAGAACAAGAATTTCATCATTCTCAGGACACAAGGCAAAATAAACCCATAAAATGGATAAATGCTTGAAAAGAAAGTGCTAAACTATCATTATATATGTAACAACcattatataaaatgaaatcaGGGAAACAAAGAAAAGGTATGCAATCACATTAATGTGGGGTTAGTACCTGAGTGTGAGCCAAAACACGAACCACAGTAGCATACTTCTTCAGTTTCTCCAGCTGCGCCTCAATGTTTTTCTTTCCCTCCTCAGTTTCATACTGCTTAGAGTACTTGGTGAAGGCCTTCTTCTTGGACTTGCACCAGTTCTTGTAGAACCTACGTTTCAATTCCTCACTCAAATGCTGAGCCCAGACAGTGTTCAATGTTCGGAGACCACGTGGAGTTTTCACATAACCCACAACACCAACAATAACCATTGGAGGGGTCTCAATAATTGTAACAGGCTCACAAGTTTCCTTCTTGTGAAGCTctgatataaaaaagaaatatagttAGATAATTAAATGATGCTATAACAAGTAAGAGAAAGTTTCATGTAATAGTTAAAGAATTCAATACTATTAGcttcataaaaatcaaaagcAACATTAGCTGAAAACACGCATTTTAATATTGTCAAAATACATTGAAAACTCAGATTTACTGCAGTGAGATAATTATGCAAAGCAAATGCAGGTATGGATTGTGTTATTCAAATTACTAGTAATCTCAATAATCAGTAATCAATAATCCACTCTGGTAATTTGTGGCAAAACACTATCACCAATCACTGTAATTtgctatcaaataaataaatggtttCGGGATACAAAAATCTGGGAAAACAGTTCggtgaaaaaaaataggaaaataaatcAAACCAATGGCAGTCCTGCTATTGGTGATCAAGTAAGTAGCTGAGTAAAACACATGGTTGACGACATTATATCATTTAACTTCAATTAATTAGCAAAGTATGGAACTCACTTGATCCTGGCTTCTCGACCTCTCTAACAATGTGAGTCATACCGGCCTTGTAACCCAAGAATGCAGTGAGCTTGGGTGCCTTGGATGGGTCATCCTTGGGGAATGCCTTCACTGCACGAGTAATAATAAAACACAAAGTAACAGAGTTATAACTGACATGACAATCCATTCAAcgaaaaaaaagacataaaaaatgttCAGGCCCATTCATTAATCAAAAGTTATTAAACCCCAGAAGCTCAAATTAATGGATGAAAACAACAACATTCTAGGTTTACAATAATCTTAATATCGTTATATCAGATCAGCGGAATCATAATTAGCATAAGAGCGTCTTCTTTGACTTTGCAAATTCACAACAGCTATTCATGATAATTAAAAGAACTCACAAGACAGAAAACCATGTAATGAATActggataatttaaaaaataaattacctttTCCCCTGTGACGAGCAGCACGCTTCCTGGGAAGAAATCCCAGTGAACCGTGCCTTGGGTGCTCGAACTTCCTGTGAGACATCCTTCTCCtccttcaaaaacaaaaaataaaaataaacgtCAGTAATGAAAACGAGAGACAGGTGATAAATTTTAACACGACAAAATGAGGAAAGAAATCGTTGTTAATATTGTCACTACTATCGCGTTCGGATTCGGAAATGTGACAACGAAAACAGACATGAAACTGCATCGTCAACAACATCATTTTTCCTACGAATCTCGAAATGCAAacgaagaagagaaaaggagcaTGAGCAATTGCTAGAGAGAGTGAAGATGGGAGAACCTGAGGCTGCTCCTCGTGCTGCGGCTAGTTACAGTCCCGAATGGAGGCACTGAACTAAAACCCTACCTAGTTTCTGGCTTTTATAGGAGCAccccttttcttatttttattttatttatgggctagGTTTTTATGGGCTTCCCTTCTGAGTTTTTGTTATAAAAGCCCACCCTAAAAATTAACCAATGGGCCAGATTATGAAAAACATAATTGAGAAATATCTAACCCACCTATCCGGAtggattttttttgaaattttagtagtatatatatatagatgttaattatttttttaatataattagtcTATTGGTTCAATTGGTTAGAGCATTGTATTAATAACGCGAAAGTTATATGTTTGAGATCTATATGAaccattaattttgaattatttcgTAAAACACTCCTACCGATTGAATTTTACTTTAAAggataaagttaattttttaaaaataagttggaTGTAATAACCCCTATGACAAAAGTCTTAAACAAATAGTTACTTCCTGCCCAAATaaacatgaattttttattttcattccattaacccactttattttttaaaatgtaaacaaGTCAATTATCCATGCATATACACGAATCGGTCCgctacattctttttttttagtattgaaATTGTACTTAGTTTAAAAAGAACAATATgccaaaaagtataaaaattgtaaaaaaaatataaaaaatcatttgtatttttttcaaactacTTTTTGATGAATAAAAGAGTTGCATCCTTTCTGTTACTGAAAAACATGGACATCTCCATTTTTACTTTCCTTCACATAACGCGTGGTTACTACACTTACCTGATTCGCCATGTCCCATGTATCCCTGCtgctattttctctctcttttcaattttcaaaatttccaaCTTGCGGCCTGTCAACAATATAGgacaacttatttatttaaaaaataaatgaaaatgacaTAAACTTTGATAGTTTTACCTTATCCaactataattttattcatgcaTCTAGCATGCACTTTATTTTCTTGGAATCACTCCATGTACAAAAATAAGATGGACACTCAAGCAttcaataaatcaattatttggtCATTGGACAATGACAGATTCCAGAAAGTATTATCAATGATATCTTGACTATTAAACTCATGGTACTGAATAGCAGGATctatactttaaaataaaatctaacgaattaacattaacataaaattaactcatagtattaatttaactattaatttaaaaacaaaatatttgtcTTTCCCTCCCACTTCCTTAAAAACCCAACTCCTAATCAATCTTATAAAACGAATAttgcatatatttttaaataataaaatatactttcttttctaataaacctttttaattttgcattttcaataaCTTTTGAATGTTGAATAccattttattatgtattcatAGAGGCACAATAAAAAGCCTCAGTAATGGAATAAGCCTTATAAATAAATCTTTTCCTTTCCTATCTCCATTTCACTCTAACAATGCACTATCTAATGACTAATGAGCAGTAATAGGAGTAGCAtaaaaatgacttgaaattaattatgcaaCCGAATAACTGACGTGTGTGGTTGCACATCTTCTACAAGTGCATAGCAAATTTTACGtgtcaaaattttgaaacttagaAGCTAAACGATGTTGTTTCTGAATTAACGCGAATCATCTTACATCAAACATTATAGACAAAACATGCTGCAAGAACAAAACCACCACAGATCCCATTTTTTCTATTTGGATTTCAAACACAAGgaactaaattttattacaaaGATGATACACTTCATTCAGAAGGAAATTATAAATTACAACACCTCACTGATCTCCAAATTCAATCTTCTAAAGTCTTAAACTCACAGAATGCACACGTAACAAAGAATAATGCTCTAAAAACAAATGTTTATGTGTCAGACCATAGCCATCTGTATCTACACACACACCCTCTACACTACAATTGCCCTTTTGGCAGCAATGCCTATCACCAATAGACACTCTACTGCATGCACGGATGTCTTTGACCAAAAACTGTGCATATTGCAGTCATTTtctgtataaaataaaaatatatctaaccATCTAGGACTTGAATTTCCTAGTCACAATTCAAGCCACAAAGTTCCAACACAATGCCACCTTTTGACAAAAATGGGTTGATCCTCACCCACAGAAGTGAGaagattgaagccagaagaataGCCCAAACCAAAATGATGGTGGGAACACCTTCCTGTTTTCCCATGACTCCCTTGAGGAAGGGGTAAAGATGGACAATGACCCAAAGAGCaaaaaatagcttaccaaataggGGACCCCATGAATCATAGCCGTTGTTTATTGCATCTGAAACACCTACAATAACTCCTATTATGTTTATGATGAGCAAGGTCAAAGGAGGGATCAACAATGATGTCCACTTGAAGAGGTAGAGTTCAGCAAAGTCTCCGCCGTCCGCAGCTTTTGATGTGACTGTGAAGTTTGTGTTAACTCCTGCCAGAACCTTGAGCAAACCCTGGAAGAGAGCAAAGAGGTGTGAGGAGGCACCACCAATGACCCAGAACTGCTCATTCCTCCACCAGTCATGTATGCCAACACCTCCCCACTGCATTTCAAGGATGCTAGTCACAGCTATGGAGATGAAGAGTGCCATGAAAATGATACTGGCATAGTTGCTAATCTGGTAACAAGAACACAAAGCATCAGCTAAAAGTTCTACACAATGCATCAAAAACATTCTATATTTATGGATTCCTAGAATATAAAATTGCTCAAATGGCAtgaaatgtaattgattaaagtttCTATTTCATAGTTTGGGAAGTGAATGGAATGATAAGGAAACtattaaacaataaatttattccATCCTGCATTGGATGGAATAGAATGGAATACATTCCACATTGTTTGATTTCATTTCATCCTATTTCAAGCAATCTAAGCAATAACAACTAATATCATTCCATTCCGTTTCATTTCATCTCTTTCCATTaattcaaaacataaagggtaAATGAAATAGAACTGATAGTGGATTTGATCCTACCTCAGGGACTATGAACTTTCCAGTGAGAAGACAGACAGCCGGCAAGGTGCAATAGGCAATTAAGGGAAGTGATGTCAAAGGATAAATGACCGAGTTTATGTAAGAAAAACGCTCCAGCCATTTCAAGCCACAACCATATCCATACCATATAGGACAATGCTTACTCAACAGGATCTCAACAGATCCAAGTGCCCAACGGAGAACTTGATGCAGACGATCTGAAAGATTTATGGGAGCAGAACCCTTAAAAGCAGGCCTTTTAGGCATGCAGTACACGGATCGCCAACCATGACAGTGCATCTTGAAACCTGTTAATATATCTTCTGTAACAGAACCATATATCCATCCAACCTGAAAGGAAATTGGAATTTAGTACAGTTATACAAACATttgcatataaatataataaactcCAGCTTAAATAAGTAGCCAAGGGATATGTCACACCTCTTTCCCCCACTCTGTCTTATCTTCATAACCACAACTGATGACATGAATGGCTTCTTTCAAGAGTGATGCAGAAGTTGCTCCTTTTAGAATACCCCCATCTTCCATAAGTGTTGAGGCTATGAAAACAGCTGATTGCCcaaattttttctcaaattttagtTGTGACATTAACCATGACTTCTCACTGTCAATTCCTGTGATTGGGATTTCAAGAGGAACGCAATAAGTCTCACCTACTAAGAAAATTAAAGTAtgcagcatatatatatatatatatatatatatatatatatatatatatatatatatatatatatatatatatatatattaatagtagCAAATAATGCAATCACCTATAAAGAGagtattttagaataatttagaAATGTTCCCAAATGAAAGGCAATGCCAATTTGAGGAATTGTGTACCTTCAATTCCCTCTTCAATATTTTCTAGTGCATGTATTTGCTTTGTAGCAtccttgttttttattttctttcttggacCTGACTTCACTTTCCTATTCTTGTTCCTAGATCCACAACACAGGCAGCACCATTTGGGCCAACAGTTACAGGTTTTCCTTGGTGGTTTCTTCGTAGCAGGGGCATCATATCCATAGAGCGCCTGCCGCCTAAAGACACACCCAGTTCCCACATATATTGGTCCTTGGATGCCATCTAAACCTTTCATGTTtatctatataaatataatgaaacACAGATTAGCCTTTCCTCCAAAGCACAGTAAAATATATGCAAGTATAAATCCACTACAAATTTTTACTTACATCAAAGAATACAACATTTCTATTTGAGTATCTATCATGACGATCAATCCCATCAAATCTTTGAGGAAATTGTACATAGCATATTTTTTTCCCTGATGTAGGATCCATCATGAAGCACATGGCTTCACGAAGTGCTTTGCTGTTGTTTATGTAGTGATCACAATCAACATTGAGTAGGTAAGGAGCATTTGATATGACTGCTGAGACTCGCACCTTGACAATTAATCAGCCAACACATCATAAAAATTGGTCAGTAAAATGGAAAGACACAAGAAATATTAGAAGTTTATGTAAGCAAGAGGGAAGGGACTCTACTAAGGCATTCATAGCACCAGCTTTTTTGTGGTGTTCATATCCTGGTCTTTTCTCACGTGACACATAGACAAGACGAGGTAACTCATTCCCTTCAATATTATGAATACCATTTTGACCAAGGAAAACCTGTGCAAGTGCATCACAGTTGAACTTATCAAAACTGGCACAACATTTTCACAACCTAGAATTCAGACCAAAATGGTACTCACCTGAATCATTCCAGGATGATCTCTGACACTGTTCCCGGGCCACGGAGTCCCATCCTGCATTGTCCAGCCATCCTCAGGAACCTTTTGTGCCATTGCAACCAATGCATTGATACGCACTTTGAACTCTTCATACTCCCTCTGCCAACATTGAAACCACGAAGTAAAATTTATCATTGGCTTTGAGATGATAGCAACAAAGTAAAACAAAACCATAATGAGAATtggttcaaagttcaaaccttaATAGCACGACGCTCCCTGATGAATGTTGCATCCACTTTGTCTTTCAGATAGTCAACCTTTTGAGCAAAATACCACTCAGGAGCCCGAGGTTCAATGTTGAACTTCTTACAGAACGGAACCCACTTTCTTGCAAACTCTGAAGTCTCTGAAATGGCTTCAAATGTCAGCATAGCTGCACCATCATCTGAGACATAACATGAAACTTTCTCCACTGGATAATCTACAGCAAGGATGGATAGTACTGTATTTGCAGTTATAAGTGGAGGTTCTTTCATAGGATCTACTGTACTAACAAAAACGTCTATATCAGCTAATTCAGATGGCTTTCCTTCTTTCTCATACCTGTTAAGTTTTTGCAAAGAATTAGCTGttgaataattaagtaaaaaaactcCAAGGCACACAGAAAGATGCATACCTCGATGACAAACGATCAAGGTATGTTTCTCTCTCAATTGGGCACCATTTGGGAAACTGATCCAAAATCCAAGACACAGCAAACCAGATTTCACATATTACTGATGTTAGCCACAATGCATATGCATCATTGACCGGGTGGAGAATTCTATAATGGAAAAAGAGACCAAGAACAGCAATCCGGAGTACTATTATAATTCGATAGGGATTAATCTTGCTTGGGCTAATTGGCAACTTCCTCCACAGTGGCTGTCTGCCTTCATCCATTCTGTTAACACAgtttcaaat includes these proteins:
- the LOC100806786 gene encoding 60S ribosomal protein L3 isoform X2 yields the protein MSHRKFEHPRHGSLGFLPRKRAARHRGKVKAFPKDDPSKAPKLTAFLGYKAGMTHIVREVEKPGSKLHKKETCEPVTIIETPPMVIVGVVGYVKTPRGLRTLNTVWAQHLSEELKRRFYKNWCKSKKKAFTKYSKQYETEEGKKNIEAQLEKLKKYATVVRVLAHTQIRKMKGLKQKKAHIMEIQVNGGSIAQKVDFAYSFFEKQVPIDAVFQKDEMIDIIGVTKGKGYEGVVTRWGVTRLPRKTHRGLRKVACIGAWHPARVSFTVARAGQNGYHHRTELNKKVYKLGKAGDESHSALTEFDRTEKDITPMGGFPHYGVVKDDFIMVKGCCVGPKKRVITLRQSLLKQTSRVALEEIKLKFIDTSSKFGHGRFQTTQEKQKFFGRLKA
- the LOC100806786 gene encoding cellulose synthase A catalytic subunit 2 [UDP-forming] isoform X1, which encodes MDTKGRLVAGSHNRNEFVLINADETARVNAVTELSGQICQICGDEIEVTVDGEPFVACNECAFPVCRPCYEYERREGNKICPQCKTIYKRLKGSPRVEGDEEEEDIDDLENEFDIGSNIRHDPHHVAEALLSARLNAARGSQMNAPGITTPSEFDAASVAADIPLLTYDHEDVGISADKHALIIPPFMHHGKRVHPMPPDSSVPVQPRPMDPKKDLAVYGYGSVAWKERMEEWKKRQNEKIEVVKHEGGNDGGKNGDELDDPDLPKMDEGRQPLWRKLPISPSKINPYRIIIVLRIAVLGLFFHYRILHPVNDAYALWLTSVICEIWFAVSWILDQFPKWCPIERETYLDRLSSRYEKEGKPSELADIDVFVSTVDPMKEPPLITANTVLSILAVDYPVEKVSCYVSDDGAAMLTFEAISETSEFARKWVPFCKKFNIEPRAPEWYFAQKVDYLKDKVDATFIRERRAIKREYEEFKVRINALVAMAQKVPEDGWTMQDGTPWPGNSVRDHPGMIQVFLGQNGIHNIEGNELPRLVYVSREKRPGYEHHKKAGAMNALVRVSAVISNAPYLLNVDCDHYINNSKALREAMCFMMDPTSGKKICYVQFPQRFDGIDRHDRYSNRNVVFFDINMKGLDGIQGPIYVGTGCVFRRQALYGYDAPATKKPPRKTCNCWPKWCCLCCGSRNKNRKVKSGPRKKIKNKDATKQIHALENIEEGIEGIDSEKSWLMSQLKFEKKFGQSAVFIASTLMEDGGILKGATSASLLKEAIHVISCGYEDKTEWGKEVGWIYGSVTEDILTGFKMHCHGWRSVYCMPKRPAFKGSAPINLSDRLHQVLRWALGSVEILLSKHCPIWYGYGCGLKWLERFSYINSVIYPLTSLPLIAYCTLPAVCLLTGKFIVPEISNYASIIFMALFISIAVTSILEMQWGGVGIHDWWRNEQFWVIGGASSHLFALFQGLLKVLAGVNTNFTVTSKAADGGDFAELYLFKWTSLLIPPLTLLIINIIGVIVGVSDAINNGYDSWGPLFGRKLEILKIEKREKIAAGIHGTWRIRRRRMSHRKFEHPRHGSLGFLPRKRAARHRGKVKAFPKDDPSKAPKLTAFLGYKAGMTHIVREVEKPGSKLHKKETCEPVTIIETPPMVIVGVVGYVKTPRGLRTLNTVWAQHLSEELKRRFYKNWCKSKKKAFTKYSKQYETEEGKKNIEAQLEKLKKYATVVRVLAHTQIRKMKGLKQKKAHIMEIQVNGGSIAQKVDFAYSFFEKQVPIDAVFQKDEMIDIIGVTKGKGYEGVVTRWGVTRLPRKTHRGLRKVACIGAWHPARVSFTVARAGQNGYHHRTELNKKVYKLGKAGDESHSALTEFDRTEKDITPMGGFPHYGVVKDDFIMVKGCCVGPKKRVITLRQSLLKQTSRVALEEIKLKFIDTSSKFGHGRFQTTQEKQKFFGRLKA